The DNA sequence GAAAAAGCGCTTGCAGATCACGTAGACTTTACGCGCCCATAGTTTGGAAACACAAACCGCTGGGTTTACAAAAGAATGTGAAAAGGCAGTGGCGTATAGCCATGGTGGCACGCCGGCCACGAGCCCCTGCACGCCCCAACCTCCTGAGAGAGATGGAGGGATGTAAGGAAGgcggggatgttaaccagtcaagaatcccgttggctaccctacgcaaGAGGGAAGGGATAAGGGGAAGAGAGAGGGCATAGAGACAtgcacggacagtacttgagtcaaAACTATTcatgcaaaccagacgttctcagaaagcacaaaagtgccttcactgccttctgagccgatgctCAATTTCTGTATTATTATGGTGCCTGTCCAGCGCccttctccctccccccccccttcttgttCCCGATAAAGCGGGTACCcccgaaataaatttctggctacgccactggctaaaagcatacaaaagaaagaaaaataaggtaTACACGGTTTTGTACTGTGTAGAAAAGATCGCAAGCAGGGCGTGGCGCCTGGGGTGCTCAAAGGTGCGTTTGCGTACCCAAAGTTTTCTTTGGCTGCGGGGACTCAAACTTTCCAGTAGCTCCACATATCACCCTAGGTTTAGGCTTTAGGAACTTGCTCTCAACCGCTAATCGGCCATTCTCTCCCATATCGGGCCATTCTGCACAATGCTAGGTGAGACACAAGGTGGCACACAACAGATGTAAGACACGACGCATCACTCGGAGCACAGCGCTGGCTACGCAGGAAGTGGTGCACATCTCTCACTGAGTCCGCGGCCATCACGGGGGATACGTCAGCGGCACTttgctggaagatgccagggtgGCCAATAGGAAGAGGAGCAGCAGCGGCCCCGCGGAGGCGTGGCCTCGCAGAGGGGGCGGGGCCGCATTGCAGCCGTCGTTGTTGCACGTCAAGATGCATCCGCGCAGAATGTCGTCCTCGTACCGGAAGACGCCGCAAGAATTGTCCATGGTCTCCAGGGAGCAGATCCTAATCACCATCTCGATGTTGGTGTCCACTGAGGCAGCGCCGGGGAAAGAGAGGACACAGCGGGCATTAGAACGGGCACGCACGTGGTACAGTCACGTGCAAGTTTGTGGGTCCGTGTTTGTCTGTGTTTCCTGAGGTACCATCTTCGTTCGCGCTTTAAACTTATTAGTTTGTGGCTCCCCAGCCATTCTGCTTCGCACAAAGTTTAATTGCTTCGGCGCGTGTGTGATTGACACAGGTGCTATTCTGGCATGGAGGAAATAAAATTTGGGAGAGCAAATCGCGCAACACGATTGACGCCATAACATATGGGACCAACATGTGATCGTCGCGTTAGAGCGCGCGGTAACTTTTAGCGATACCTTCAGGCTGAGCTACGGCAGCACATCTCTGATGGCTAGAAGCACAGCGCAGCCGTAGAAGTGCGTATCGATTAAAAACTACCGGGGAACCTAACTTCAATACGCTTTGTctcagaggtcacgtgttgggcttATAATGCGAGGGAAAAAGCGAGGAGAATGACCGCGGagagttcgcttgccaaggctggctgcgtgacatGATATGCTCCCTCCTAGTTTATTTAATTCATCCATGTATTCTGTGTACTGTCGAATTGCACAATGTTGGCGTtatgagccaatcagagagggcaTAGCTTTAGTGAACCAATCAGGAAAAAGACGAAGATGGCGGCACTTGGAGATGTCCAGAACGGTCCAGAATGGCATTCCAGGATAGatacttgggctagttggtccgGCCTTAGTAATGGTAAATCAGTGCGAAAGACGTGGACGAAAGGACCTAAGGCAGACCTAAGCGCACCTGTGCATGTCTGAAGTTTTCTTTTCGTCTCATGTCTTTCGTGTTGCTTTACCATTCCTAATAGCGCGCATGATTCTTTTGCAAACGCGACATCAGCCCACATTGGCAGAGCAGCTGTGTCACCTTTAAAAGGCGGGCATCGCACAGAACACAACATTCCCGGACGtggacgaatttttcctcaactgtgcAGCTTTTCTTTCGGTtccctttgtagcacttagctacgtttgggcggatgtctgattttccctttattaattactcctctccacctcgcgggtttccgcagaactattacgtcaaactcttgcctttgcttctgagttgtggataaattcgacttcgcctgccatctgctagccgcctggttagctcagatggtagtgcGGCTGCCCCCGAAAGGCGATGGTCCCGGGTTcgcgtcccggaccaggacgaatttatcttcaactgcgaagcttttctttcgaggaacccgtatgggtcccctttgtagcacttagctacgtttgggtggatgtctgattttccctttattaacatAATTACACAGAGAAGAAACGACAGTGTCAACCGGATGCCAAGTGGACACTCCACGAAGGAGCCCAATGCAGGCGAACGTGACCTGGACTCTTCACTCAACCAGAAATTCTGAATGGTCACACATCACGAAGTCCTATACTCATGAGCGCAGTGGCCACGTGGGGTACGTTGGTGTGTGGTAGCACAGCTAAATTGATAAGCGTAATGCTGCCACACCGGTATACATAGTCGGTGTGTGTTACCCTAAACGGCTTGGACACCACTCGGCATTTGCAGATGCGCAAGAATCGCGTGACAGATTTAAGGGGCCGGAAGTACCCTCGAGTCAGCGCGACGGCGGCACCGTTCCGTAGTGACGCGTGATAAAATTAATATAGTACTTGTTTCAGGGGGTGGTACCCTCGTGCAGAAATAACGGACCCTCTAGTTCTGACCTCATGCAGTTTTCATCAAGATGTCGTTTCTACTTGAGGATGTACTTCAGACGTCTGAATATGACCTAATTCGTAGCAACTGCTCCGTCAAGCGATGTCTCATCGTGGTTCGAAAGATGCTGGGAGGCTGACTGTACGAACCGTGGCAGAAGGGGAAGAATCCTTCAGCACTTGGCGTTCCCACCATGCCTCGCAGGTATACATATAGCCTATAGGGTGCCCCATCTAACTCAAAACAAAAGACACGATtgtaagacctacggtgttcacTTGACGGAACGCCGACGACCAAACACCATACGTCTTATAATTGTATCTGTACCGTGTCTTTCCTcttatcttctttttttcgttgaacagcttagCTAATGTTAACTGGGAAACCTGTAGACCGAGCAAAGTACTGCTGACCTGTAGACCAAGGAAAGTACTGCTTTGATTCGGTGATCTGGGGCCCCCTAACACAAGGCTATCCCAAATTTTTCTTCTCCAATTCGGCAATCGGTCAAAAAAATTTGCGGGCCACACCCACtgtgcctgtctgtcacgcggcgtcacgagaaccgcgaaaacgccccatctgatattgcacactgattatgcataattagaTCGAAAGTAAGAAAAATAATTCGTCGTTTGACCCATTTCTATCGGTAagacgttttcgggctgcgcccacttcgcctgtctgtcacgcgacgtcaggaaacCGCGAaacctcaccgcgtcaaagtgacgtgtaagcGTTAAAGacacattaatatgccgaacaaaatcgaactttttttctgaatagccggagactgccccgttccgaaaggaatagaggacggctgcccgccgatcgctctggcaggctactcggagctgccagGGAGTATGTATTTATTTCCGTAAAATAAAACAATTTGTGTGGCAGTATAGCGTTATCGAGACCTCTCGGCGCTTATACGCATCGCTCTTCCAACTCTACTTTGCTCGTGAATCGTTTTAGCTGCATTTTTAACCTTCGGTTGCACGCCGCcgtaattttcgaccagccaccgcaagctaagtaaagggaagcggaccaaccgcagacgccggcaccaccatcGTCACCCGCTTTTCTACTTTCACTGTGGTGCCTGGGCCCCATCGAAattctctccacttgagcgtactcTTCTCTTGTCATCCGAGCAGATTtaaaaaactgctcaatgtaggcaatgctgttCGCCTAGAAACAAAAAAGTCACATTCTATATATTTGATAGGGCTTTTCAAGTAACGCTATAGGTCACCGCcgggtgcttgcgtcggtggttagataaatttgacgccaggagattggaatagttttactttataaGGCCCCTGTAGTGTGGCATTGCCGTAATGCGTCATAAATACGCCGATTCTCGCCAggtttaaagagacactaaagggaaacaataaatcagtttagactaataaagcattgtttgagaaacctgcaggcagtcatttcaagaaaatagtttgaatattagatgagaaaatgaaggtccaagaatcagtatttgaatttcgcgccgaaacgccagcgccggtacgtcagcgtgacgtcagggattccaaagtttgttttcgcatttgggccgcgttggctgaataaaggttcccgaaacttggcatgtttaatatttggttcctttagaacataatgtagtcaatctgtaccggtatatataattagtaggccctagaagatgccatcaaaatccaagacgtcacagcccccaggtgcgggaactcatgtaggcgtcgccacccgcatttcgttcttgcgctttttctggcttaccaaacgtcttatcgttgtaagagtggtgtttttggtgttgtagaacggtgatttactgatgcagaagaaatcaattttcactttagtgtccctttaaatcaaTAGCTGCGCAGACTTGCAGAGGAGAGAGCAGTGGCTATCAAACCTTTCTTGATGACGTTGAGGTCCCGCTTCCCGTTTTCCCGCTCGTCGCACAATACCGCCGACTCCACTGGTATACCGCTGCATGCAGGCGTCGTCGGTTGATCACTACAGGTTCCCTTCGAGACGTCGACGCGCGTTTGGACTGTGCTGTTAAATGGCTTCGACGCGACCAGGTGATCGTTGCCTgtaatttctttttgttgtttgatCGCTTGCTGTGCACGCCATAAAACCCTGTCGAATCGGGATATAAAGCTTTAATTTAAATTCAGCGGCCTCTTTGAAGCTTAGCTGACCTTTGTCCTGCCTCCCGCGTCGCGATATTAAACAAGCTTCGACACCAACTTGTCCAACAGTTAGTGTTCCTGTGGACGCTCGCTCGTCTACTACACATGGTAAAGCCGCCAGGTGGAACTGCCACAACAGGAGACGGAGGGGTTGCGTCGTGCTAGTTAAGCACGAATTTCTTCTGCGAGATAAGCAGTCGACACTGCACGACCCTCGCTCCTGCCAATCCGGCAATGCGCGCATGTCCTCCTTCAACTGCCCTTCCCGTTGATCGCTGGCGCCACCTACGTCGGCACCAGCGTCTGCGAGAACGGTTTTGGCGCCCGCTCTAAGCATGTCCCTGTGTGCGTGCGTAGCTCGCTgaaagtcgcgaaagccggcttTGCCACAACAGGAAGGTTAGTGGGGAAAAGCCCACTTCACTCACTCTATAGGTATAGTAACCTGTATATAGGTGTTGAGGGCTCAGCACGCCTGAAACCGACAGCGTCACCGCTGCTGCGGTTAGCAACATATCCACCACTGTATTCCCTCGATTCCGGGGCCGGCTCTCGACCAATCGCACTATCTGGGCGTTGACTTAACCTCGATCTTGCTGAGCTTAACTAAGAAGGTTGAATGCCTCAATGTGCGTTGTATACGATGCCGACGTCGCATGCCGAGCCCAGATCAGAGGAACTGGTAAGCGGGTTGCATAGATGCAACTATCGTAGCGGGAGACGAACGAAAATATACAGCGAGAGACGCGCACGTAGCGCGCTGTCGTCCCGTGCGCCTGCGTTTGCGAGTTTCGAGCTGCGAACGCTCCCAAAAGCTGATGACTGCAGCGCCCTGTATAGTGTGACGCGTCGAATAAATGGTAACGGTGATGGAGCGAGCACGCATGAAGTAGCGCACCTTTTTCGTCCGTAAAATTCCGATCTCCACGTTCTATACTCGCATGTATTTCCACCATGTCCACTGTTCGCGCGCGCCTGCACCAAAcctaccgtgtgtcccagctaatgtGAGCCaaactgttcaacgaaaaaaaaaagtgaaaaagcaCGGTGCAAGATTAAATGATAAAACCTGCGGTTTTCAGTGGTCAGCGTTCTggcaacatctttttttttttttcgattaacGAATTCGTCATTTAGGCCTCTTCGTCATTCGGTTTCTTCGTCATCATTCGTCATTTTGGATTCATGCCAAGTTTACCTAATTAATTCTCATGAActtattcaaaataattcgattcgtttcattctttctatctATAATATAACAGCAAGCATAAGCACTACGAAAACTAACCTTAACTTACCGCCATTGGCTTCTCGCCGAAAAATATCCTGACTAGCTCTGTTTCATAAATTATACTATCACCCTGTGCTACGAAATGATTTAATTACGCCACCAACCTATGTCTCCCATCGCATCGACCATTCCGTCAAAGTAGGGTTTGTATCGTGTCACACCAAAAGTTATTTTCAGTCATTTCTTCCGCGAACATCCcgggaatggaaccaccttcctccAGACATCGTTACTATTACAGATATCAATGCCTTTAAACTAGCactagctaatattgtataagcAGCAGCTATTTTGTATTCGTCAAACATTATTACTGTTTAGTTCCTAACCTGACATAATGTTCCTTTCACTTGTACCTCAGCTAACACTGTATAATATCAGCAAtggttatttcttcttttttattgtaaCATACTGCATTCCTTTAACCTTTTGAAACTGTTCATACCACTCCCCTCTGCTATGCCCCCTGGCCTTGAGggtaatacaaataaataaataaataaataaataaataaatcgcttTCGATGCAGGGCTTTTCAACGGTTAATTGATTACTCGACAATTTTGCCGGGCACATTTAAAAAGGTTGAAACACAGGTACCTGCTTTTGCGGGGCCCTATCTTAACATTTGAGAGGTGGAAAGAAGCTTAAACCGCAAGTGTACAAACGTTTGACGAAGGATAATCTTTAACTTGTTAAACACTAAATATAGTTGGCACTAGTGGCTTTGTAAAAGATAAACAATATATGTAATAAAATGGCACTTAGTGCAGAATTAAATAAGATACAAACCTAATCTAACCTAGTGACACTGGTGAATCCCTGTACA is a window from the Dermacentor albipictus isolate Rhodes 1998 colony chromosome 6, USDA_Dalb.pri_finalv2, whole genome shotgun sequence genome containing:
- the LOC135913668 gene encoding UPAR/Ly6 domain-containing protein bou-like isoform X1: MHVRCLAVTSQQAHQWLMIRDQSSAINCYTCSSVNGTNPNCHDPFHPAHARYVIDCTVPKDGHVGRFPAHFCVKVVGTTMDTNIEMVIRICSLETMDNSCGVFRYEDDILRGCILTCNNDGCNAAPPPLRGHASAGPLLLLFLLATLASSSKVPLTYPP
- the LOC135913668 gene encoding UPAR/Ly6 domain-containing protein bou-like isoform X2, whose product is MAYRINAVASLAILALCLRQASAINCYTCSSVNGTNPNCHDPFHPAHARYVIDCTVPKDGHVGRFPAHFCVKVVGTTMDTNIEMVIRICSLETMDNSCGVFRYEDDILRGCILTCNNDGCNAAPPPLRGHASAGPLLLLFLLATLASSSKVPLTYPP